Proteins found in one Brachypodium distachyon strain Bd21 chromosome 5, Brachypodium_distachyon_v3.0, whole genome shotgun sequence genomic segment:
- the LOC100842919 gene encoding heavy metal-associated isoprenylated plant protein 39 isoform X1: MMSPIVPFAAWLIPHIEHESAFSLSLRLLSFVCMAPQLLGFFSWQQKIVLKVSSMSDERVKQKAMETVADIYGIDSIAADHKDQKMTVIGDMDTVTVAKKLKKFGRIDIVSVGPAKEEKKDDKKVEKK, from the exons ATGATGTCTCCAATAGTCCCGTTCGCAGCTTGGCTCATTCCGCACATTGAACACGAATCtgccttctccctctccctccgcctcctctctTTCGTATGCATGGCGCCGCAG TTGCTGGGGTTCTTTTCGTGGCAGCAGAAGATCGTCTTGAAGGTTTCTTCCATGAGCGACGAGAGAGTGAAGCAGAAAGCAATGGAAACTGTTGCGGATATCTACG GTATTGACTCAATAGCCGccgatcacaaagatcagaagaTGACAGTGATAGGTGATATGGACACCGTCACTGTCGCCAAGAAGTTGAAGAAGTTCGGGAGGATCGATATCGTCTCCGTTGGGCCGGccaaagaagagaagaaggatgaTAAGAAAGTGGAAAAGAAGTGA
- the LOC100842919 gene encoding heavy metal-associated isoprenylated plant protein 39 isoform X2, whose translation MMSPIVPFAAWLIPHIEHESAFSLSLRLLSFVCMAPQQKIVLKVSSMSDERVKQKAMETVADIYGIDSIAADHKDQKMTVIGDMDTVTVAKKLKKFGRIDIVSVGPAKEEKKDDKKVEKK comes from the exons ATGATGTCTCCAATAGTCCCGTTCGCAGCTTGGCTCATTCCGCACATTGAACACGAATCtgccttctccctctccctccgcctcctctctTTCGTATGCATGGCGCCGCAG CAGAAGATCGTCTTGAAGGTTTCTTCCATGAGCGACGAGAGAGTGAAGCAGAAAGCAATGGAAACTGTTGCGGATATCTACG GTATTGACTCAATAGCCGccgatcacaaagatcagaagaTGACAGTGATAGGTGATATGGACACCGTCACTGTCGCCAAGAAGTTGAAGAAGTTCGGGAGGATCGATATCGTCTCCGTTGGGCCGGccaaagaagagaagaaggatgaTAAGAAAGTGGAAAAGAAGTGA
- the LOC100842919 gene encoding heavy metal-associated isoprenylated plant protein 39 isoform X3 produces MMSPIVPFAAWLIPHIEHESAFSLSLRLLSFVCMAPQKIVLKVSSMSDERVKQKAMETVADIYGIDSIAADHKDQKMTVIGDMDTVTVAKKLKKFGRIDIVSVGPAKEEKKDDKKVEKK; encoded by the exons ATGATGTCTCCAATAGTCCCGTTCGCAGCTTGGCTCATTCCGCACATTGAACACGAATCtgccttctccctctccctccgcctcctctctTTCGTATGCATGGCGCCGCAG AAGATCGTCTTGAAGGTTTCTTCCATGAGCGACGAGAGAGTGAAGCAGAAAGCAATGGAAACTGTTGCGGATATCTACG GTATTGACTCAATAGCCGccgatcacaaagatcagaagaTGACAGTGATAGGTGATATGGACACCGTCACTGTCGCCAAGAAGTTGAAGAAGTTCGGGAGGATCGATATCGTCTCCGTTGGGCCGGccaaagaagagaagaaggatgaTAAGAAAGTGGAAAAGAAGTGA
- the LOC100832616 gene encoding O-glucosyltransferase rumi: MEPPAKVERLTRSLQAAPCLAVNGGVFVFFVAIVAGAFVSSYWISASARVAPIIPIAVPAIAQNAATSPLRAPGLTTPFTSSQDAANRTPSELPAGLTQQPSPAPASEAATESSSATTTGSCPAYFRWIHEDLRPWRATGITRETLEGAHRYMPKFRVTVVAGRLYVRRYGRCFQTRDVFTQWGILQLLRRYNTTGRRAVVPDLDLMFDCQDLPVVDAGNHRGCHPPPLFRYCGSEPTLDIAFPDWSFWGWPELNIKPWGTLRREIDEGNAAVDWTRRAPYAYWKGNPMVGTARLELLKCNVSRKRDWNARIYAQDWGKEVRGGFRESDLAKQCTHRYKIYIEGRGWSVSEKYILACDSVALVVRPRFHDFFSRGLMPLQHYWPIRDRGQCRSIKFAVDWGNSHVDKAREIGGNASKFIQEELTMDRVYDYMFHLLSEYAELLRYKPTIPDGAVEVTVESMTHGRRGLEREFMMHAGLNASDRAGPCEMLSPFSPGELETLRRRKADAVEQVETWERSAR; the protein is encoded by the exons ATGGAGCCTCCGGCCAAGGTTGAGCGGCTCACGCGGAGCCTGCAGGCAGCTCCCTGTCTGGCAGTGAACGGTGGTGTattcgtcttcttcgtcgcGATTGTTGCCGGCGCTTTCGTCTCCTCCTACTGGATATCTGCCAGCGCCAGA GTTGCTCCAATCATCCCTATCGCCGTTCCAGCGATAGCACAAAATGCAGCGACGAGTCCGTTGCGGGCGCCGGGCCTGACGACACCCTTCACCAGCAGCCAGGACGCCGCAAACCGAACACCATCCGAGTTACCTGCCGGTTTGACGCAACAGCCATCGCCCGCTCCGGCTTCAGAAGCCGCAACAGAATCATCATCAGCGACAACAACGGGCAGCTGCCCGGCCTACTTCCGGTGGATCCACGAGGACCTGCGGCCATGGCGGGCCACGGGGATCACGCGCGAGACGCTGGAAGGCGCCCACCGGTACATGCCCAAGTTCAGGGTCACCGTGGTCGCGGGGCGCCTCTACGTGAGGCGCTACGGCCGGTGCTTCCAGACGCGGGACGTGTTCACCCAGTGGGGCATCCTGCAGCTGCTCCGGCGCTATAACaccaccggccgccgcgccgtcgtccCCGACCTCGACCTCATGTTCGACTGCCAGGACCTGCCGGTCGTCGACGCCGGCAACCACCGCGGctgccacccgccgccgctgttccGGTACTGCGGCAGCGAGCCCACGCTGGACATCGCCTTCCCTGACTGGTCGTTCTGGGGTTG GCCGGAGCTTAACATAAAGCCATGGGGGACGCTGAGAAGGGAGATCGACGAAGGGAATGCCGCGGTGGACTGGACGCGCAGGGCGCCGTACGCGTACTGGAAGGGGAACCCGATGGTGGGCACCGCACGCCTGGAGCTCCTCAAGTGCAACGTGTCCCGCAAGCGCGACTGGAATGCGCGGATCTATGCCCAG gaCTGGGGGAAGGAGGTGCGGGGCGGGTTCAGGGAATCAGACTTGGCCAAGCAATGCACGCACAG GTACAAGATTTACATCGAGGGACGGGGGTGGTCTGTGAGCGAGAAGTACATCCTGGCGTGCGACTCCGTGGCGCTCGTGGTGCGGCCGAGGTTCCACGACTTCTTCTCGAGGGGCCTCATGCCGCTGCAGCACTACTGGCCCATACGCGACCGCGGCCAATGCCGGTCCATCAAGTTCGCCGTGGACTGGGGCAACTCGCACGTGGACAAG GCGCGGGAGATAGGAGGAAACGCGAGCAAGTTCATCCAGGAGGAGCTGACGATGGACCGTGTCTACGACTACATGTTTCATCTGCTAAGCGAGTACGCCGAGCTGCTGCGGTACAAGCCCACGATACCTGACGGGGCCGTCGAGGTCACCGTTGAGTCCATGACCCATGGAAGGCGGGGACTCGAGAGGGAGTTCATGATGCACGCCGGGCTGAACGCTTCGGACAGGGCAGGGCCCTGTGAGATGCTCTCGCCGTTCAGTCCCGGTGAACTGGAGAcgctgaggaggaggaaagcGGATGCGGTGGAACAGGTGGAGACGTGGGAGAGGAGCGCCCGGTGA